The Engystomops pustulosus chromosome 9, aEngPut4.maternal, whole genome shotgun sequence genome includes a window with the following:
- the IER5L gene encoding immediate early response gene 5-like protein — MECALDAQSLISLSLRKIHSSRTQRGGIKLHKNLLVSYVLRNARQLYLSERYAELYRRQPFPQPPLECAPAMEHIPELSPLQIPDEEDELQQLPRIQPELPPLEDEPLELPPCALAKEPGSGFYPRSCAEEEAPGAHCGHTTVLDLDTHVVTTVDSGYLHHECPCQAPLPAKRKYLPPGYTGDEDELEPHCAPCKRGRYEDLCPAPPEPTDSSNISNLISIFGSGFSGLMSRQTDTEQSLNGHLCGKQALASLGAWTRAIVAF, encoded by the coding sequence ATGGAGTGCGCCCTGGACGCGCAGAGCCTGATCAGCCTGTCCCTGCGGAAGATCCACAGCTCCCGCACCCAGAGGGGAGGCATCAAGCTGCACAAGAACCTGCTCGTGTCCTACGTCCTGCGCAACGCGCGGCAGCTCTACCTGAGCGAGAGGTACGCCGAGCTGTACCGGCGCCAGCCCTTCCCGCAGCCGCCCCTGGAGTGCGCCCCGGCCATGGAGCACATCCCCGAGCTCAGCCCGCTGCAGATCCCGGACGAGGAGGACGAGCTGCAGCAGCTGCCCCGCATCCAGCCCGAGCTGCCCCCGCTGGAGGACGAGCCCCTGGAGCTGCCCCCCTGCGCCCTGGCCAAGGAGCCCGGCAGTGGCTTCTACCCGCGGAGCTGCGCGGAGGAGGAAGCCCCGGGCGCGCACTGCGGACACACCACCGTGCTGGACCTGGACACTCACGTAGTCACCACCGTGGACAGCGGCTACCTGCACCACGAGTGCCCGTGCCAGGCGCCGCTGCCCGCCAAGCGCAAGTACCTACCGCCCGGCTACACGGGGGACGAGGACGAGCTGGAGCCGCACTGTGCGCCCTGCAAGAGGGGCAGGTATGAGGACTTGTGCCCCGCTCCCCCGGAGCCCACGGACTCCTCCAACATCTCCAACCTCATCTCCATCTTCGGCTCCGGCTTCTCGGGGCTGATGAGCAGACAGACTGACACTGAGCAGAGTCTGAACGGGCACCTATGTGGCAAGCAAGCCCTGGCCAGCCTGGGGGCATGGACTAGAGCCATAGTGGCTTTCTAA